Genomic DNA from Deinococcota bacterium:
CGTGGCCTCGTGTCCTGCCGCCTCCTTGGTATTCCCCGTCAGCACCAAGGCCGTGCGCACACCCGCCGCCCGACCTCCGGCGATGTCGGTTTGAAGCGTGTCTCCCACCATGACGGTCTCCTCCTCGCTGCGCCCTAAGCGAACCAAGGCCTGCCGGAAGACCCAAGGATTGGGCTTGCCGATCACGGCTGCCTTCTTGCCAGAAGCGGCTTCCAAAAACGCCAGTGTGGGACCGCTCTCGGGCACAGGACCGTCCGGCGTGGGCAGGAGGGCGTCGGGATTGCAGCCGATGAGCTCGGCACCCCGCAAAAGGTATTGGGTCGCCTGCGTCAGCTTGCTGAAGTGCAATTCCGCATCGAAGCCCACCACCACATAATCCGGCACATAACTCGGTATGTGGTACGGTGCCGCGCCCGGGCCGGTAGCCTCTACGAAACCGGCCTCGAGCAACGCCGCTCGGAGCGCCTGACTGCCCAAGACCCAAACGCCCGCGCCGGGAGCCAGGTCCTGCAGGTAGCGCGCAGTCGCCCAGGCCGAGGTGATGATCTTAGACGCCGGCAGCGTGATGCCGAGCCGGCGCAGCTTCTCGCTGTAGGCTGCCGGGGTTGCGCCCGCGTGATTGGTCAGGGCCACCACACGCCGTTCCGTACGTGCCAGAAAAGCGATGAACTCCGCGGCGCCGGGCAGGGGTTCCGCGCCCCAGTAGACGACGCCGTCCAAGTCCAAGATAACGCCGTGAACAGCGTTTAGCGATGAGGTTGCCTCGACGGGAGCGTTCAATGCTTATCCTTTCTCGATGAGCTGTTCTTTTAGGAGTTGCTCGGCGATGCGGTCTTGACTCACGGGGTTCGCCTTGCCGCCGTAGGCCAGCCAGTGCGCGCCGGGCTTTTTGAGGGGGAGCGTAAAGGCGAGCGGCTCGAGGCCGTGGACCTGCCAGGCGATTCGGTCGCTCAGTTCCAGCTCGGCCCAGGCGGCCGCCGGATGAGGCGGGGTGGTGAAGGTTTCGGTGAGGGACTGCAGCGTAAGATAGTGAACGCCGTCGACGGTGTTGAGGGCGTTCCAGTGGACGTGCCCCGCGACCGCCATGACTACCTTGTCGCTGCGCTCGATAATCGCTCTCGCCAAGTGCGCGTTGCGGTAGCCGGCGCGGCTTTCGGTCCTGTGCTCGAAGTAGTAGTTGCCGACCATGGCGCCGTCGCCCAGAGGGACATGGCTGAAGACGATGCTCGGCAAGGTCGCCATTTTAAGGTCGGCCTCGAGCCAGGCGAGGTCCACCGGGCTAAGGCTGAGGTTGCCGAGCCCTCTCTCGTAGCTCACGTCGGCGTACCAGAAGACCAGGTGCCAGCCCTTCACGTCCAGGCTGCGGTGGCGCAGTTCGCTGCCGAGGATGGCCTCGGAGGTTTCCAAAGAGAGATGGGTGACGTCATGGTTGCCGAGCAGGTGCATCCGGGGCACCGTCACTCTCTCAAGCTGCGCCTGAAGCTCCTGCAAGTGCTTGCGATCACTCTCATCACCCTGGTCGTTGATGCGGTCGCCAAGGTCGATCATCATGTCCGG
This window encodes:
- a CDS encoding HAD-IIA family hydrolase, encoding MNAPVEATSSLNAVHGVILDLDGVVYWGAEPLPGAAEFIAFLARTERRVVALTNHAGATPAAYSEKLRRLGITLPASKIITSAWATARYLQDLAPGAGVWVLGSQALRAALLEAGFVEATGPGAAPYHIPSYVPDYVVVGFDAELHFSKLTQATQYLLRGAELIGCNPDALLPTPDGPVPESGPTLAFLEAASGKKAAVIGKPNPWVFRQALVRLGRSEEETVMVGDTLQTDIAGGRAAGVRTALVLTGNTKEAAGHEATVVARDLYELKTLLEVAS
- a CDS encoding metallophosphoesterase, with the translated sequence MRLAILTDVHYGLDDPTKRGSAGLRLLETVVNEVNRRQPDMMIDLGDRINDQGDESDRKHLQELQAQLERVTVPRMHLLGNHDVTHLSLETSEAILGSELRHRSLDVKGWHLVFWYADVSYERGLGNLSLSPVDLAWLEADLKMATLPSIVFSHVPLGDGAMVGNYYFEHRTESRAGYRNAHLARAIIERSDKVVMAVAGHVHWNALNTVDGVHYLTLQSLTETFTTPPHPAAAWAELELSDRIAWQVHGLEPLAFTLPLKKPGAHWLAYGGKANPVSQDRIAEQLLKEQLIEKG